In Methanomicrobiales archaeon, the following proteins share a genomic window:
- a CDS encoding UvrD-helicase domain-containing protein — MTLTERQRQALDHTRSLCVTAGAGTGKTKVLVEKYIDLLESGAVPVDAILALTFTEKAAKEMKERIRSAIAGKSGERWERIREEFPWANISTFHSFCSQVLREFPLEAGVDPGFSVLEDRESQRIREEAIEDLFHTRPRGEYRDALLDCLRAVGAYGLKAHLLTLYEHRETAVPFFAELRADEGAIVERWDRAFRNRREAAVTAFFADGEAVQAVETLRDLAARYPGEWDSGMRYLRAVEDCLSVVSPDRPAGIAARALVRMADTRSGTMAMGSARNWQGDDLGRLRDAFGYLRGVLGRLRPALALSFEADAPFSRATLRYLRNLGIVFSVYREAVDAAKARIGAIDFSDMIYRTHTLFRENDGLVASHFRNRFRYILVDEFQDTDPPQCRILWRILGDLPAAKIFVVGDPKQSIYLFRNADVTQFKRTKRAIVEGLNGREIGLDVNFRSAPEVLGFVNYLFSALLADADKPWEFGYDPLRGTERRQGDRGSVAILLSPPDGDAVARAMAEAEMVARKIQHTIERERLPVYWDAAGGHLGTPRPAEYRDVAILLERRSNLGYFEWALRKYGIPYHIHAGIGFYRRQEIFDLYNLLRFLDSPSDDVALYGVLRSPYVSLSDAALYRIARSGGGGTLHDRLRRSAAADPDLAPAAARLESWLEHAHREPTALLIERILRDSAVFAVYGGVPGGQQAIANVEKLVGMARSARSAVAASLGEFVEDLRRRIVAEQREGEAPLDPESGNAVSVMTVHASKGLEFPIVVVPDMAAAMPSDNAALLVDEEFGIGVAVPNPENGFEMEPSPVLRVMRDEHNQKLLAERRRLFYVATTRAKDHLIVCGIRPKESPACLEDCRNRIDWLYCCLGLTDEAIRRGSIPFVPPNGAPPVTVSIVSDPDAIPAEIRRPQPQRIDLPPGALPAPPALPGHLAPVAIPEAPHTCSASEIEHYLRCPREYHRRYRLGVRETDPTLSVFAETARTRGLLVHEIFQGRDPEAAARRYGIRDPEKVAALADLCRRFLASPLMTNAAEDRREVPFVCRFAGAVFGGKIDRLVRLADGSWALIDYKTGHVEDADISGQIQKYELQMAVYTAAAEQILRQPVKPYLYFTGLNRFVEIPVDFERAVRTAEFALENISKGLFGFPACERCRAMGIDPCPGLAALHGMR; from the coding sequence ATGACGCTCACTGAACGCCAGCGTCAGGCCCTGGATCACACAAGGAGCCTCTGCGTGACAGCCGGCGCCGGGACCGGGAAGACGAAGGTTCTCGTGGAGAAGTACATTGACCTCCTGGAGTCCGGGGCCGTCCCCGTCGACGCCATTCTCGCCCTCACCTTCACCGAGAAGGCGGCCAAGGAGATGAAGGAGCGCATCCGCTCCGCGATCGCCGGGAAGAGCGGGGAGCGGTGGGAGCGGATCCGGGAGGAGTTCCCGTGGGCGAACATCTCCACGTTTCACTCCTTCTGCAGCCAGGTGCTGCGGGAGTTCCCGCTCGAGGCGGGCGTGGATCCGGGATTCTCCGTGCTGGAAGACCGGGAGTCGCAGCGGATCCGGGAGGAGGCGATCGAGGACCTCTTCCACACCCGCCCCCGCGGGGAGTACCGGGACGCCCTCCTCGACTGCCTGCGGGCGGTGGGGGCCTACGGGCTGAAGGCCCACCTGCTGACACTCTACGAGCACCGCGAGACGGCGGTCCCCTTCTTTGCGGAGCTCCGGGCCGACGAGGGCGCGATCGTCGAACGCTGGGACCGCGCCTTCCGGAACCGCCGGGAGGCGGCCGTCACCGCATTCTTCGCCGACGGGGAAGCGGTGCAGGCAGTCGAGACACTCCGCGACCTGGCCGCACGGTATCCCGGGGAGTGGGACAGCGGCATGCGCTACCTGCGGGCCGTCGAGGACTGCCTCTCCGTCGTCTCCCCCGATCGGCCTGCCGGGATCGCCGCCCGGGCCCTTGTCCGCATGGCCGATACCCGGAGCGGGACCATGGCCATGGGGAGCGCCAGGAACTGGCAGGGCGACGACCTCGGACGCCTGCGCGACGCTTTCGGCTATCTCCGCGGGGTGCTGGGACGTCTCCGTCCCGCCCTCGCCCTCTCCTTCGAAGCGGACGCCCCCTTCTCCCGGGCAACCCTCCGCTACCTGCGGAATCTCGGGATCGTCTTTTCCGTCTACCGCGAGGCTGTCGACGCGGCGAAGGCGCGGATCGGAGCGATCGACTTCTCCGACATGATCTACCGCACCCATACCCTCTTCCGCGAGAACGACGGGCTGGTCGCCAGCCATTTCCGGAATCGGTTCCGCTACATCCTGGTGGACGAGTTCCAGGACACGGATCCGCCCCAGTGCCGGATCCTATGGCGGATCCTGGGCGATCTCCCCGCCGCGAAGATCTTCGTAGTGGGGGACCCCAAACAGTCCATCTACCTCTTCCGGAACGCGGACGTGACCCAGTTCAAGCGGACGAAGAGGGCGATCGTCGAGGGGCTGAACGGGAGGGAGATCGGCCTTGACGTAAACTTCCGAAGCGCCCCGGAGGTGCTGGGTTTCGTCAATTATCTCTTCTCGGCATTGCTGGCGGACGCGGACAAGCCCTGGGAGTTCGGCTACGATCCCCTTCGGGGAACCGAGCGGCGGCAGGGAGATCGGGGCTCCGTCGCCATCCTCCTCAGTCCCCCGGACGGCGACGCTGTCGCCCGGGCGATGGCCGAGGCGGAGATGGTGGCGCGGAAGATCCAGCACACGATCGAACGCGAGCGGCTGCCGGTCTACTGGGACGCCGCCGGCGGGCATCTCGGCACCCCGCGCCCCGCGGAATACCGGGACGTCGCCATCCTCCTGGAGCGCCGCTCCAACCTGGGTTACTTCGAATGGGCGCTGCGGAAGTACGGCATCCCCTACCACATCCACGCCGGCATCGGCTTCTACCGCCGCCAGGAGATCTTCGACCTCTACAACCTGCTCCGATTCCTGGACAGTCCGTCCGACGACGTTGCCCTCTACGGGGTCCTCCGCTCGCCCTATGTCTCCCTCTCCGACGCGGCGCTCTATCGCATCGCCCGCAGCGGGGGCGGAGGCACCCTCCATGACCGTCTCCGCCGCTCCGCAGCAGCGGATCCCGATCTCGCACCCGCCGCCGCCCGCCTGGAATCCTGGCTCGAGCACGCACACCGCGAGCCCACCGCCCTTCTGATCGAACGGATCCTGCGGGACTCTGCCGTCTTCGCCGTCTACGGGGGGGTGCCCGGGGGCCAGCAGGCGATCGCCAACGTGGAGAAGCTGGTCGGCATGGCCCGCTCCGCCCGAAGCGCGGTTGCCGCCTCTCTGGGGGAGTTCGTCGAGGATCTCCGCCGCAGAATCGTCGCGGAGCAGAGGGAGGGCGAGGCCCCGCTCGACCCGGAGAGCGGCAACGCCGTGAGTGTCATGACCGTCCACGCCTCCAAGGGTCTGGAGTTCCCGATCGTGGTCGTCCCGGACATGGCCGCAGCCATGCCCTCCGACAACGCCGCCCTCCTCGTCGACGAGGAGTTCGGCATCGGGGTCGCCGTCCCCAATCCAGAGAACGGTTTCGAGATGGAGCCCTCCCCCGTCCTGCGGGTGATGCGCGACGAGCACAACCAGAAGCTCCTGGCCGAGCGCAGAAGGCTCTTCTACGTCGCGACGACGCGGGCAAAAGACCACCTGATCGTCTGCGGGATCCGCCCGAAGGAGAGCCCCGCATGCCTGGAAGACTGCCGGAACCGCATCGACTGGCTCTACTGCTGCCTGGGCCTCACCGACGAGGCGATCCGGCGGGGCAGCATCCCGTTCGTCCCGCCGAACGGCGCCCCGCCCGTCACGGTGTCCATCGTCTCGGACCCGGACGCGATCCCGGCCGAGATCCGCCGCCCGCAACCGCAACGCATCGACCTGCCGCCCGGCGCCCTCCCGGCGCCCCCCGCCCTCCCCGGGCACCTCGCGCCCGTGGCCATCCCCGAGGCCCCGCATACCTGCTCTGCGAGCGAGATCGAGCACTACCTCCGCTGCCCGAGGGAGTACCACCGCCGCTACCGCCTGGGCGTCCGCGAGACCGACCCCACCCTCTCCGTCTTCGCGGAGACCGCACGGACCCGCGGCCTCCTCGTCCACGAGATCTTCCAGGGGCGGGACCCCGAGGCCGCCGCCCGCCGCTACGGCATCCGGGACCCGGAGAAGGTCGCGGCCCTGGCCGATCTCTGCCGCCGGTTCCTCGCCTCCCCCCTCATGACGAACGCCGCGGAGGACCGACGGGAGGTCCCCTTCGTCTGCCGGTTCGCGGGAGCCGTATTCGGGGGGAAGATCGACCGCCTCGTCCGTCTGGCAGACGGCTCCTGGGCCCTGATCGACTACAAGACGGGCCACGTCGAGGATGCGGACATTTCCGGGCAGATACAGAAGTACGAGCTCCAGATGGCCGTTTACACGGCGGCGGCGGAGCAGATCCTGCGGCAGCCCGTGAAACCGTATCTCTACTTCACCGGGCTGAACCGCTTCGTCGAGATACCCGTCGATTTCGAAAGAGCCGTTCGAACGGCGGAGTTCGCTCTGGAGAACATATCGAAAGGGCTGTTCGGGTTTCCGGCGTGCGAGAGGTGCCGGGCCATGGGTATCGACCCGTGCCCCGGGCTGGCAGCTTTGCACGGGATGAGATGA